A single window of Colletotrichum higginsianum IMI 349063 chromosome 8, whole genome shotgun sequence DNA harbors:
- a CDS encoding Major facilitator superfamily transporter, translating to MDAAQLNDQMKITQGLDNKGVDVDNVENQVPADPNAPRVMSPERRVAVEKSLKRKIDTRCSLFVLIYIMNYLDRNNIAAARLRGLQTDLNLDDTQYATCLSILYVGYILMQVPSNMIINKISRPSWYIAAAMLVWGLISTLSGVTTNFGGMVATRFFLGFVEAAFLPGALLILSKWYTRRELSTRNAILFCGNLISNAFSALIGAGVLSNMQGVLGHAAWRWLFWIEGAITMAVAISAAFILPDLPTNSKGFTEEELYVAQLRMTEDVGEADVDSDDMGPMDGLYMAVKDVKIYVMMITFTAYVVGLSFNAFFPTLTGTLGFSYVPTLLMSSPPWAFSCIVSLINAWHADRQQERFWHIVGPICVGLVGFVISMSTLNVAARYVALFLQASSYAGFIVFYSWISSSFPRPPAKRAVAIAMINAFSQLGNIAGSYVWGLKDNGFRKSYGIVTAMFGATIVGCYVFKVILDNLNKKLEEGERAWEVHGDVAHQTADITHGDEIEAARQMGKGFRYLV from the exons ATGGACGCCGCTCAGCTGAACGATCAGATGAAAATCACCCAGGGCCTGGACAACAAAGGCGTCGACGTTGACAATGTCGAGAACCAAGTCCCCGCGGACCCCAACGCCCCCCGGGTCATGAGCCCGGAGCGTCGAGTGGCCGTTGAGAAGAGCTTGAAGCGCAAGATCGACACACGCTGCTCGCTCTTCGTGCTCATCTACATCATGA ACTACCTCGACAGAAACAACATCGCGGCCGCTCGTCTCCGCGGTCTGCAGACTgacctcaacctcgacgacacGCAATACGCCACCTGCCTGAGCATTCTGTACGTCGGCTACATTCTCATGCAGGTCCCCTCCAACATGATCATCAACAAGATCTCGCGCCCGTCCTGgtacatcgccgccgccatgctcGTCTGGGGCCTCATCTCGACCCTGTCCGGCGTCACCACCAACTTCGGCGGCATGGTCGCCACCCGTTTCTTCCTGGGTTTCGTCGAGGCCGCTTTCCTGCCCGGTGCCCTGCTCATCCTGTCCAAGTGGTACACCCGCCGCGAGCTCAGCACGCGCAACGCCATCCTGTTCTGCGGCAACCTCATCTCCAACGCCTTTTCCgccctcatcggcgccggtgtcCTGTCCAACATGCAGGGCGTTCTCGGCCACGCCGCGTGGCGCTGGCTCTTCTGGATCGAAGGTGCCATCACCAtggccgtcgccatctccgccgccttcatcctccccgACTTGCCCACCAACTCCAAGGGCttcaccgaggaggagctgtACGTGGCTCAGCTTCGCATGACGGAGgatgtcggcgaggccgatgtcGACTCGGATGACATGGGCCCTATGGACGGTCTGTACATGGCCGTGAAGGACGTCAAGATCTACGTCATGATGATCACCTTCACCGCCTACGTCGTCGGTCTGTCGTTCAACGCCTTCTTC CCCACTCTCACCGGTACCCTTGGCTTCAGCTATGTTCCGACCCTGCTCATGAGCTCGCCCCCTTGGGCTTTCTCCTGCATCGTCTCTCTTATCAACGCCTGGCACGCCGATCGTCAACAGGAGAGG TTCTGGCACATTGTTGGTCCCATCTGCGTCGGTCTCGTTGGTTTCGTCATCTCCATGTCGACCCTGAACGTTGCCGCCCGCTAcgtcgccctcttccttcAGGCCAGCTCCTACGCCGGCTTTATCGTCTTCTACTCCTggatctcctcctctttcccccgcccccccgccAAGCgtgccgtcgccatcgccatgatCAACGCCTTCTCGCAGCTGGGCAACATCGCCGGCTCCTACGTCTGGGGTCTCAAGGACAACGGTTTCCGCAAGAGTTACGGAATCGTCACCGCCATGTTCGGAGCCACCATCGTCGGCTGCTACGTCTTCAAGGTcatcctcgacaacctcaaCAAGAAGcttgaggagggcgagcGCGCTTGGGAGGTCCACGGTGACGTCGCCCACCAGACGGCCGACATCACccacggcgacgagatcgaggcTGCCCGCCAGATGGGCAAGGGCTTCAGATACCTGGTCTAA